Proteins co-encoded in one Oreochromis aureus strain Israel breed Guangdong linkage group 3, ZZ_aureus, whole genome shotgun sequence genomic window:
- the LOC120439262 gene encoding uncharacterized protein LOC120439262: protein MTSVSTMTSSLDIAQATEALERDTQPWDLTDSPPPSLLIQTPPSPPPSPQLLLQDPTGSGLFEETIIDIKLATHHLLMLALNEFLQDTCYGCQISHPSQVQHSCLLELPEYFFDIYYDDVMIRLKTDRFIPAIRLFVRSYTVDGTGTQFSRIAEHTMTELRSSEHIVCAINDNIVQLLEASRYDRRAKPAMLRMIGNYWAGRHLV from the exons ATGACATCTGTATCAACCATGACGAGCAGCCTGGACATCGCCCAAGCAACAGAAGCTCTAG AGCGAGACACGCAACCGTGGGACCTCACAGACTCACCACCCCCATCGCTGTTAATCCAGACCCCACCATCTCCACCCCCTtctccacagctgctgctgcaggatccTACAGGATCGGGGCTGTTTGAGGAAACCATTATCGACATCAAGCTTGCAACCCACCATCTGCTGATGTTGGCGCTAAACGAGTTTCTACAGGATACATGCTACGGATGTCAAATATCTCACCCCAGTCAGGTGCAACACAGCTGCTTGCTCGAATTGCCCGAGTATTTCTTTGACATCTACTATGACGATGTGATGATAAGGCTCAAGACAGACCGATTCATCCCCGCCATACGCCTGTTTGTGCGCTCGTACACAGTCGATGGGACTGGAACACAATTCAGCCGGATTGCAGAACACACCATGACCGAACTGAGATCATCAGAACATATAGTATGCGCAATTAACGACAACATTGTGCAGTTGCTAGAAGCAAGTCGTTATGACCGACGTGCTAAACCAGCCATGCTTCGCATGATTGGTAACTACTGGGCTGGGAGACACCTGGTTTAA